Below is a window of Senegalia massiliensis DNA.
ATTTTATTATTTCTGCTAATTCTTTTGGTGAATCAGTATTTACCTCGTGTCCAGCATTTTTTACAAATTGAATTTCTGATTTTATGATATTTTCAGCTATATTCTTTGTAGCTTTTTTATTTGCTTTATCTTTTTCTCCACATATAACTAGCACAGGACATGAAATATTTTTTAGGTTTTGACTAAAGTTTAAATCCATCATAGAATTTGTTAATTCAATAAATTCTTTCTTTCTAAGTCCTACCCCTTTAAAAGATTTCTCAGGTATGAATCGAAAAATAATATTTTGAAGTTTAAGTAATACTTTTGGCATTTCATATTGTGTCCCTATCAATATCAAAGAATTAACCTTTGAAGGATTATCTATGGCATAATTTAATGCAAGAACTCCACCTAATGAAAGTCCACATAGATTTAACGGTTCCGAAAAATTATCACAATACTGTGAAAAGGACTGATATAGATTTGAATATGTTATATCTCCTATTCTTAGAAATAAAGATAAATCTGGACAGATAATATTCTCTTGTACTCCCATATAAGAAATTGTTTTATTCCAACTTGATGAATCTTGTCCAAGTCCATGAATTAATATATACTTCATTATATACTTCCTTTCTGACAAGCTTTAATTCGTTGCCATAGTTTATTAATAATTACATATTTCTTTCTTAATTATTAAATATAATCTTTTTTATGTATATTTGTCTTATTACCCATAAAGGATTCTATAGTATAAATACAATCTTCAGATATACTATATTGTATCATTTATATAAAACTAATGTCTGAAAATTCCCCTTCTTTTTCACGTAAATTTTCAACAATAAAATTCGATTTGGATTTCATCTTTATCAACCAGATATCCTAGAGTTGAACATAATCTTTCATGCCAGATACATATAAAAAAAGCCAGGGAAAATTCCCTGACTTATTTCTAAGCAAAAAACATTAATAATAGTCCTGCTGCTACTGCTGAACCAATAACTCCTGCCACATTTGGTCCCATTGCATGCATAAGTAAGAAGTTTGAAGGATTTTCTTCTTGTCCAACCTTTTGAGCTACCCTTGATGCCATTGGTACTGCTGATACACCTGCTGCTCCTATGATTGGGTTTATCTTTCCACCGCTTAATTTATACATCAATCTTCCAAATAATACTCCTGTTGCAGTTCCTACGGAGAATGCTAAAAGTCCTAAAGCTATTATGCTTAATGTTTCAGCTGTTAAAAATAACTCAGCTTCTGCCTTTGCTCCAACTGTTATGCCTAATAAAATTGTAACTATATACATTAATGAATTTTGAGTTGTTTCTGTAAGCTTTGGTACTACTCCTGATTCCTTGATCAAATTACCAAGCATCAACATTCCTATCAAAGCTGCTGCTGATGGTAATAACAATATTGTAAATATAGCCACTATTATTGGAAATATTATCTTTTCCTTTTTAGATACTGGTCTTAACTGTTCCATCTTAACCTGTCTCTGTTCCTTAGTAGTTAAAGCCCTCATTATTGGTGGCTGTATAATTGGTACTAAAGCCATGTATGAATAAGCTGCTATGGCTATAGGACCTAATAGATCAGGAGCTAATCGGGATGTTAAGAATAATGCCGTAGGCCCATCTGCTCCCCCTATTATTGCCACTGATGCTGCCTCTGGTCCTGAAAAACTTACAAAGGGTAAAATTTTATCTAAAAATATTGCCCCAATAAATGTGAAGAATATACCAA
It encodes the following:
- a CDS encoding alpha/beta fold hydrolase is translated as MKYILIHGLGQDSSSWNKTISYMGVQENIICPDLSLFLRIGDITYSNLYQSFSQYCDNFSEPLNLCGLSLGGVLALNYAIDNPSKVNSLILIGTQYEMPKVLLKLQNIIFRFIPEKSFKGVGLRKKEFIELTNSMMDLNFSQNLKNISCPVLVICGEKDKANKKATKNIAENIIKSEIQFVKNAGHEVNTDSPKELAEIIKSFYCKQ
- a CDS encoding sodium ion-translocating decarboxylase subunit beta is translated as MDILQEFWQSTGFAAITYKEVIMIGIALTFLYLAIKKGYEPYLLIPIAFGMLLVNMPLGGLMEEGGLLYYLYQGTDLGIYPPLIFLCVGAGTDFGPLIANPKSILLGAAAQFGIFFTFIGAIFLDKILPFVSFSGPEAASVAIIGGADGPTALFLTSRLAPDLLGPIAIAAYSYMALVPIIQPPIMRALTTKEQRQVKMEQLRPVSKKEKIIFPIIVAIFTILLLPSAAALIGMLMLGNLIKESGVVPKLTETTQNSLMYIVTILLGITVGAKAEAELFLTAETLSIIALGLLAFSVGTATGVLFGRLMYKLSGGKINPIIGAAGVSAVPMASRVAQKVGQEENPSNFLLMHAMGPNVAGVIGSAVAAGLLLMFFA